Proteins found in one Microbacterium sp. LWS13-1.2 genomic segment:
- a CDS encoding FKBP-type peptidyl-prolyl cis-trans isomerase → MTDDRTKPEIDAPAGPAPADLVVRDIVVGEGAEAKPGDTVTVHYVGVEYETGEEFDSSWNRGESIQFPLRGLIQGWQDGIPGMKEGGRRELVIPPHLAYGPAGGHFLGGKTLIFIIDLIKVG, encoded by the coding sequence ATGACTGACGACCGCACCAAGCCCGAGATCGACGCACCCGCCGGACCGGCGCCTGCCGACCTGGTCGTCCGCGACATCGTCGTGGGCGAGGGCGCCGAGGCGAAGCCCGGCGACACCGTGACCGTCCACTACGTGGGCGTCGAGTACGAGACCGGCGAGGAGTTCGACTCGTCGTGGAACCGCGGCGAGAGCATCCAGTTCCCGCTGCGCGGCCTGATCCAGGGCTGGCAGGACGGCATTCCCGGCATGAAGGAAGGCGGGCGCCGCGAGCTCGTCATCCCGCCGCACCTCGCGTACGGACCCGCCGGAGGCCACTTCCTCGGCGGCAAGACGCTGATCTTCATCATCGACCTCATCAAGGTCGGCTGA